The following are encoded in a window of Streptomyces sp. Go-475 genomic DNA:
- a CDS encoding ADP-ribosylglycohydrolase family protein, with translation MLRLTWVQPEDLLGHELRQATQDGREPKAIAARWKAAGGPEAPDTAGASPTPTSRYLRQLAEDLLDELADLPSAWADDEPTDLEKIRAACPDWPPGPGCGQSCRWGGTGGRSGTPPARASDPTPTPATPHQPLEAAWLGRATGCLLGKPVEKLPLEAIRRLAKSTGNWPLSTWFTARGVPEDLLAQHPWNRRSAQTSLAENIDGMPEDDDLNYPLLNLILLHRHGKAFTTTDVARVWLDELPAGRTFTAERVAYRNLLTGLEPPHTARHRNPFREWIGALIRADVHGWTNPGDPAAAAEQAHRDATLTHTANGVYAAMFAAAAIATAATGTADVHTCLRTGLTVVPPRSRLARAVRQAIELAHEHTDFDTVVDALHATHAAGHHWVHAVPNTALIAAALTHADGDFTGSVCRAVSGGWDTDSNGATAGSVAGLLAGHPAALPDRWTAPLKNRLSTSVGDFNGIGFDTLAHLTHRETHRS, from the coding sequence ATGCTCCGACTGACCTGGGTCCAGCCGGAGGACCTCCTCGGCCACGAACTCCGCCAGGCGACCCAGGACGGCCGCGAGCCCAAGGCGATCGCGGCCCGCTGGAAAGCGGCAGGCGGCCCGGAGGCTCCCGACACGGCAGGCGCGTCCCCCACCCCCACGTCCCGCTACCTCCGCCAACTGGCGGAAGACCTGCTGGACGAACTGGCGGACCTGCCGAGCGCGTGGGCGGACGACGAACCGACGGACCTGGAGAAGATCAGGGCGGCATGCCCGGACTGGCCCCCTGGCCCTGGCTGCGGGCAGTCGTGCCGCTGGGGCGGCACGGGTGGGCGCAGCGGCACCCCGCCGGCGCGGGCGAGCGACCCCACCCCCACCCCAGCCACACCCCACCAGCCCCTGGAAGCCGCCTGGCTGGGCAGAGCCACCGGCTGCCTCCTAGGCAAACCAGTCGAAAAACTCCCCCTCGAAGCCATCCGCCGACTGGCCAAGTCCACCGGCAACTGGCCCCTGTCCACCTGGTTCACCGCACGAGGCGTCCCAGAAGACCTCCTCGCCCAACACCCCTGGAACCGCCGCTCGGCACAAACCTCCCTCGCCGAGAACATCGACGGCATGCCCGAGGACGACGACCTCAACTACCCCCTGCTCAACCTGATCCTCCTGCACCGCCACGGCAAGGCCTTCACCACCACGGACGTGGCCCGCGTCTGGCTCGACGAACTCCCCGCCGGCCGCACGTTCACGGCCGAGCGCGTCGCCTACCGCAACCTCCTCACCGGCCTGGAACCCCCGCACACCGCCCGCCACCGCAACCCGTTCCGGGAATGGATCGGCGCGCTGATCCGCGCCGACGTCCACGGCTGGACCAACCCCGGCGACCCGGCCGCCGCGGCCGAACAGGCCCACCGCGACGCCACCCTCACCCACACCGCCAACGGCGTCTACGCGGCGATGTTCGCGGCGGCCGCCATCGCGACGGCCGCGACCGGCACCGCCGACGTCCACACCTGCCTCCGCACCGGCCTCACGGTCGTCCCGCCGCGCTCCCGCCTCGCCCGGGCAGTCCGCCAGGCCATCGAACTGGCCCACGAGCACACCGACTTCGACACGGTCGTCGACGCACTCCACGCCACCCACGCCGCCGGCCACCACTGGGTGCACGCCGTGCCCAACACCGCCCTGATCGCCGCAGCCCTCACCCACGCCGACGGCGACTTCACCGGCTCCGTCTGCCGCGCGGTGAGCGGCGGCTGGGACACCGACTCCAACGGCGCCACGGCCGGCAGCGTCGCCGGCCTGCTCGCCGGGCACCCCGCGGCGCTCCCCGACCGCTGGACGGCCCCGCTGAAGAACCGCCTGTCCACCTCCGTCGGCGACTTCAACGGCATCGGCTTCGACACCCTCGCCCACCTCACCCACCGGGAGACCCACCGCTCATGA
- a CDS encoding CoA transferase, producing the protein MTAPLPAPLTGLRVLDLATLFAGPMAATLLGDFGAEVIKVEHPRKPDPSRGHGPSKNGVGLWWKMLGRNKRTITLDLSKPGGRTALLRLAATADVIVENFRPGTLEKWDLGWPELSAANPRLVLARVTGFGQFGPSAHRPGFGTLAEAMSGFAAITGEPDAPPTLPPFGLADAIAGLTTAYAVMTALASRDRTGEGQVVDMALIEPILAVLGPQPLWYDQLGHVQPRTGNRSPNNAPRGVYRTADGTWVAVSTSAQSVAERVMHLVGRPELIDEPWFASGADRARHADVLDEAVGSWIAERSRADVLAAFEKAEAAVAPVQDIRDVMADPQYQALNTITTVDDPELGPLRMQNVLFRLSATPGAIRWAGRPHGADTDEVLTELGLSPADLTALRAEGAL; encoded by the coding sequence ATGACCGCGCCCCTGCCCGCGCCCCTCACCGGCCTGCGCGTCCTCGACCTCGCCACCCTCTTCGCCGGCCCGATGGCCGCCACCCTGCTCGGCGACTTCGGCGCGGAGGTCATCAAGGTCGAACACCCCAGGAAACCGGACCCCTCCCGCGGCCACGGCCCCTCGAAGAACGGCGTGGGCCTGTGGTGGAAGATGCTCGGCCGCAACAAGCGCACCATCACCCTGGACCTGTCGAAGCCCGGCGGCCGGACCGCCCTGCTGCGCCTCGCCGCCACCGCCGACGTGATCGTCGAGAACTTCCGCCCGGGCACCCTGGAGAAGTGGGACCTGGGCTGGCCGGAGCTGTCGGCCGCCAACCCCCGCCTGGTCCTGGCCCGCGTCACCGGCTTCGGCCAGTTCGGCCCCTCCGCGCACCGCCCCGGCTTCGGCACTCTCGCCGAGGCGATGAGCGGCTTCGCCGCGATCACCGGCGAACCGGACGCGCCCCCGACGCTCCCGCCGTTCGGCCTGGCCGACGCCATCGCGGGCCTGACGACGGCGTACGCGGTGATGACGGCCCTCGCCTCCCGCGACCGCACGGGCGAGGGCCAGGTCGTCGACATGGCCCTGATCGAGCCGATCCTGGCCGTCCTCGGCCCCCAGCCCCTCTGGTACGACCAGCTCGGCCACGTCCAGCCCCGCACCGGCAACCGCTCCCCCAACAACGCCCCGCGCGGCGTCTACCGCACCGCGGACGGCACCTGGGTCGCCGTCTCCACCTCCGCCCAGTCGGTCGCGGAGCGCGTGATGCACCTGGTCGGCCGCCCCGAACTGATCGACGAGCCGTGGTTCGCCTCCGGCGCCGACCGCGCCCGCCACGCCGACGTCCTGGACGAGGCCGTCGGCTCCTGGATCGCCGAGCGCAGCCGCGCCGACGTCCTCGCGGCCTTCGAGAAGGCGGAGGCGGCGGTGGCCCCGGTGCAGGACATCCGGGACGTGATGGCGGACCCGCAGTACCAGGCCCTGAACACCATCACCACCGTCGACGACCCGGAACTGGGCCCCCTGCGCATGCAGAACGTCCTCTTCCGCCTCTCGGCCACGCCCGGCGCGATCCGCTGGGCCGGCCGCCCGCACGGCGCCGACACCGACGAGGTCCTCACCGAGCTGGGCCTGTCCCCGGCCGACCTCACGGCGCTGCGCGCGGAGGGCGCCCTGTGA
- a CDS encoding CoA ester lyase: protein MTAFPLTWLYAPGDRPDLVAKALTRGADIVVVDLEDAVAPDRKEYARAATADLLADPQPVPVHVRVNALAGPWAERDIATLAKAPGLSGLRLPKVTSPAEITRVAPRAAAGLYALLETALAVEQAYAVATAHPNLRGIALGEADLRADLGVRDDTGLDWARSRVIVAARAAGLPPPPQSVHPDTRDLEGLAASCAHGRALGFLGRAAIHPRQLPVIERAYLPTEEEIERAETVLKAAATQQGAQALPDGRFVDAAVVTAAQRTLSLARRR, encoded by the coding sequence GTGACGGCGTTCCCGCTCACCTGGCTCTACGCCCCGGGCGACCGCCCGGACCTGGTGGCGAAGGCCCTCACCCGCGGCGCCGACATCGTCGTCGTCGACCTGGAGGACGCGGTCGCCCCCGACCGGAAGGAGTACGCCCGCGCCGCCACCGCCGACCTGCTCGCCGACCCGCAGCCGGTGCCGGTCCACGTCCGCGTCAACGCCCTGGCCGGCCCCTGGGCCGAGCGGGACATCGCCACCCTCGCGAAGGCCCCGGGCCTGTCCGGACTGCGCCTGCCCAAGGTGACCTCCCCGGCCGAGATCACCCGCGTCGCACCCCGGGCCGCCGCCGGGCTGTACGCCCTGCTGGAGACGGCCCTCGCCGTGGAACAGGCGTACGCCGTCGCCACGGCCCACCCGAATCTGCGCGGCATCGCGCTCGGCGAGGCGGACCTCCGGGCCGACCTGGGCGTACGCGACGACACGGGCCTCGACTGGGCCCGCTCCCGGGTGATCGTGGCGGCCCGGGCGGCGGGCCTGCCCCCACCGCCGCAGTCGGTCCACCCCGACACCCGTGACCTGGAGGGCCTGGCGGCGTCCTGCGCGCACGGCCGCGCCCTGGGCTTCCTGGGCCGCGCCGCGATCCACCCCCGCCAGCTCCCGGTGATCGAGCGGGCCTATCTGCCCACCGAGGAGGAGATCGAGCGGGCCGAGACGGTCCTCAAGGCGGCCGCCACACAGCAGGGCGCGCAGGCCCTGCCGGACGGCCGCTTCGTCGACGCGGCGGTGGTGACGGCGGCCCAGCGCACCCTGTCCCTGGCCCGCCGCCGCTGA
- the lgt gene encoding prolipoprotein diacylglyceryl transferase: protein MELAYIPSPSRGVLYLGPIPLRGYAFCIIIGVFVAVWLGNKRWIARGGRAGTVADIAVWAVPFGLVGGRLYHVITDYELYFSEGRDWVDAFKIWEGGLGIWGAIALGALGAWIGCRRRGIPMPAYADAVAPGIAFAQAIGRWGNWFNQELYGKPTDLPWALEITSSADGRVPGTYHPTFLYESLWCVGVAFLVIWADRRFRLGHGRAFALYVAAYCTGRAWIEYMRVDDAHHILGVRLNVWTAILVFLLAVTYLVLSSKKRPGREEVVEPGASGDAADDTSGGDADSESEDGDAKSTAKDEAGSAKKT, encoded by the coding sequence ATGGAACTTGCCTACATTCCCAGCCCGTCGCGCGGGGTGCTGTACCTCGGCCCCATTCCGCTGCGCGGCTACGCGTTCTGCATCATCATCGGCGTCTTCGTTGCCGTCTGGCTCGGCAACAAGCGCTGGATCGCCCGGGGCGGGCGGGCCGGCACGGTGGCCGACATCGCGGTCTGGGCCGTGCCCTTCGGCCTGGTCGGCGGCCGCCTCTACCACGTGATCACGGACTACGAGCTGTACTTCAGCGAGGGCCGTGACTGGGTGGACGCCTTCAAGATCTGGGAGGGCGGCCTCGGCATCTGGGGCGCGATCGCGCTCGGCGCGCTGGGTGCCTGGATCGGCTGCCGCCGCCGGGGCATCCCGATGCCCGCCTACGCCGACGCCGTCGCGCCGGGCATCGCCTTCGCGCAGGCCATCGGCCGCTGGGGCAACTGGTTCAACCAGGAGCTGTACGGCAAGCCCACCGACCTGCCGTGGGCGCTGGAGATCACCTCCTCCGCGGACGGCCGCGTGCCGGGCACGTACCACCCGACGTTCCTGTACGAGTCGCTGTGGTGCGTCGGCGTCGCGTTCCTGGTCATCTGGGCCGACCGCCGCTTCCGCCTCGGACACGGCCGGGCGTTCGCGCTGTACGTCGCCGCGTACTGCACCGGCCGGGCGTGGATCGAGTACATGCGGGTCGACGACGCCCACCACATCCTGGGCGTCCGGCTGAACGTCTGGACCGCGATCCTGGTCTTCCTGCTCGCCGTCACGTACCTGGTGCTGTCGTCGAAGAAGCGGCCCGGCCGGGAGGAAGTGGTGGAGCCGGGGGCCTCCGGCGACGCGGCCGACGACACGTCCGGCGGCGACGCCGACAGCGAGAGCGAGGACGGCGACGCCAAGAGCACGGCCAAGGACGAGGCAGGGTCGGCGAAGAAGACCTGA
- a CDS encoding thioredoxin domain-containing protein: MSEKNREGKRTAREKMAAEREKQKSAEKRRRALIVGGAVVAVLGLAAVIGVVAANAGKDDGGEASGPVVAPSGAQGKDGLAIPVGKDSAKSTLTVWEDFRCPACKSFETAYRPVIHELTNAGQLKVEYHLVTLIDGNMRGSGSRNAANAAACAQDAGKFPAYHDVLFDNQPPEVDDAYASTDKLIELAGKVDGLDTPAFRRCVEDGTHNAWVAKSHQAFDKGGFSGTPTVLFDGKNIYQDRTMTPAKLKQMVQEANKA, translated from the coding sequence GTGAGCGAGAAGAACCGTGAGGGAAAGCGCACCGCCCGGGAGAAGATGGCGGCCGAGCGCGAGAAGCAGAAGTCCGCGGAGAAGCGCCGGCGCGCGCTGATCGTCGGCGGCGCCGTCGTCGCCGTCCTGGGACTCGCGGCGGTGATCGGCGTCGTCGCGGCCAACGCCGGCAAGGACGACGGCGGCGAGGCCTCGGGCCCGGTCGTGGCCCCCTCGGGAGCCCAGGGCAAGGACGGCCTCGCGATCCCGGTCGGCAAGGACAGCGCCAAGTCCACGCTCACGGTGTGGGAGGACTTCCGCTGCCCGGCCTGCAAGTCCTTCGAGACGGCGTACCGGCCGGTGATCCACGAGCTGACCAACGCCGGCCAGCTGAAGGTCGAGTACCACCTGGTCACCCTCATCGACGGCAACATGCGCGGCAGCGGCTCCCGCAACGCGGCCAACGCCGCGGCCTGCGCCCAGGACGCCGGCAAGTTCCCCGCGTACCACGACGTGCTCTTCGACAACCAGCCGCCGGAGGTCGACGACGCCTACGCGAGCACCGACAAGCTGATCGAACTGGCCGGCAAGGTCGACGGCCTGGACACCCCCGCCTTCCGCAGGTGTGTCGAGGACGGCACGCACAACGCCTGGGTCGCCAAGTCCCACCAGGCCTTCGACAAGGGCGGCTTCTCGGGCACGCCGACCGTCCTGTTCGACGGCAAGAACATCTACCAGGACCGGACGATGACCCCGGCCAAGCTGAAGCAGATGGTGCAGGAGGCGAACAAGGCGTAA
- the trpA gene encoding tryptophan synthase subunit alpha, translated as MSGNLQLLSDTLAAAKSEGRSALIAYLPAGFPTVDGGIEAIKAVIDGGADVVEVGLPHSDPVLDGPVIQTADDIALRGGVKIADVMRTVRETHAATGKPILVMTYWNPIDRYGVERFTAELAEAGGAGCILPDLPVQESALWREHAEKHGLATVFVVAPSSKDERLARITAAGSGFVYAASLMGVTGTRATVSSQAQDLVERTRATGTDLPVCVGLGVSNATQAAEVAGFADGVIVGSAFVKAMLDAPDDAAGVEAVRALAGDLAKGVRGRA; from the coding sequence GTGAGCGGCAACCTGCAGCTGTTGAGCGACACCCTCGCCGCGGCCAAGTCCGAAGGGCGCTCCGCCCTCATCGCCTACCTGCCGGCCGGGTTCCCGACCGTCGACGGCGGCATCGAGGCGATCAAGGCGGTCATCGACGGCGGCGCCGACGTCGTCGAGGTGGGCCTGCCGCACAGCGACCCGGTCCTCGACGGCCCCGTCATCCAGACCGCCGACGACATCGCCCTGCGCGGCGGCGTGAAGATCGCCGACGTGATGCGCACCGTCCGCGAGACCCACGCCGCCACCGGCAAGCCCATCCTCGTCATGACGTACTGGAACCCCATCGACCGCTACGGCGTCGAGCGGTTCACGGCCGAGCTGGCCGAGGCGGGCGGCGCGGGCTGCATCCTGCCCGACCTGCCCGTGCAGGAGTCGGCGCTGTGGCGGGAGCACGCCGAGAAGCACGGTCTCGCGACCGTGTTCGTCGTCGCCCCCAGCAGCAAGGACGAGCGGCTCGCGCGGATCACCGCGGCGGGCAGCGGCTTCGTCTACGCCGCCTCCCTCATGGGCGTCACCGGCACCCGCGCCACCGTCAGCTCCCAGGCCCAGGACCTGGTGGAACGCACCCGGGCCACCGGCACCGACCTGCCGGTCTGCGTCGGGCTCGGCGTCTCCAACGCCACCCAGGCCGCCGAGGTCGCCGGCTTCGCGGACGGCGTGATCGTCGGCTCGGCCTTCGTCAAGGCGATGCTGGACGCCCCGGACGACGCGGCCGGTGTCGAGGCCGTGCGCGCGCTCGCCGGCGACCTCGCCAAGGGCGTGCGCGGGCGGGCGTAA
- the trpB gene encoding tryptophan synthase subunit beta — MPSQFFIPDPEGRTPNPEGYFGAFGGKFIPEALVAAVDEVAVEYDKAKHDPEFATELDDLLVNYTGRPSALTEVPRFAEHAGGARVFLKREDLNHTGSHKINNVLGQALLTKRMGKTRVIAETGAGQHGVATATACALFGLDCTIYMGEIDTQRQALNVARMRMLGAEVIAVKSGSRTLKDAINEAFRDWVANVDHTHYLFGTVAGPHPFPAMVRDFHRVIGVEARRQLLERAGRLPDAAIACVGGGSNAIGLFHAFIPDESVRLIGCEPAGHGVDTGEHAATLTAGEPGILHGSRSYVLQDDEGQITEPYSISAGLDYPGIGPEHSYLKDSGRGEYRAVTDDAAMQALRLLSRTEGIIPAIESAHALAGALEVGKELGKDGLIVVNLSGRGDKDMDTAARYFGLYDTDAEVAADADTDTAEIEGDAK, encoded by the coding sequence ATGCCCAGCCAGTTCTTCATCCCCGACCCCGAGGGTCGAACCCCCAACCCCGAAGGCTACTTCGGGGCCTTCGGCGGCAAGTTCATCCCCGAGGCCCTCGTCGCCGCCGTCGACGAGGTGGCCGTCGAGTACGACAAGGCCAAGCACGACCCCGAGTTCGCCACGGAACTCGACGACCTCCTGGTCAACTACACCGGCCGCCCCTCGGCGCTCACCGAGGTGCCCCGGTTCGCCGAGCACGCCGGCGGCGCCCGCGTCTTCCTGAAGCGGGAAGACCTCAACCACACCGGCTCCCACAAGATCAACAACGTCCTCGGCCAGGCGCTGCTCACCAAGCGCATGGGCAAGACCCGGGTCATCGCCGAGACCGGCGCCGGCCAGCACGGCGTGGCCACGGCCACGGCCTGCGCCCTCTTCGGCCTCGACTGCACGATCTACATGGGCGAGATCGACACCCAGCGCCAGGCCCTCAACGTGGCCCGCATGCGCATGCTCGGCGCCGAGGTCATCGCCGTGAAGTCCGGCAGCCGCACGCTGAAGGACGCCATCAACGAGGCGTTCCGCGACTGGGTCGCCAACGTCGACCACACGCACTACCTCTTCGGCACCGTCGCCGGACCCCACCCCTTCCCGGCCATGGTCCGCGACTTCCACCGGGTCATCGGCGTCGAAGCCCGCCGCCAGCTCCTGGAGCGGGCCGGCCGCCTCCCCGACGCCGCGATCGCCTGTGTCGGCGGCGGCTCCAACGCCATCGGCCTCTTCCACGCCTTCATCCCGGACGAGTCCGTCCGCCTCATCGGCTGCGAGCCGGCCGGCCACGGCGTCGACACCGGCGAGCACGCGGCGACCCTGACCGCCGGCGAGCCGGGCATCCTGCACGGCTCGCGCTCCTACGTCCTCCAGGACGACGAGGGCCAGATCACCGAGCCCTACTCGATCTCGGCCGGTCTGGACTACCCGGGCATCGGCCCGGAGCACTCCTACCTGAAGGACTCCGGCCGCGGCGAGTACCGCGCGGTCACCGACGACGCGGCCATGCAGGCCCTGCGCCTGCTGTCCCGCACCGAGGGCATCATCCCGGCCATCGAGAGCGCCCACGCCCTGGCAGGCGCCCTTGAGGTCGGCAAGGAGCTGGGCAAGGACGGGCTGATCGTGGTCAACCTGTCCGGCCGTGGCGACAAGGACATGGACACCGCCGCCCGCTACTTCGGCCTGTACGACACCGACGCCGAGGTCGCCGCCGACGCGGACACCGACACCGCCGAGATCGAGGGGGACGCCAAGTGA
- the trpC gene encoding indole-3-glycerol phosphate synthase TrpC: MSVLDEIIDGVRADLAERQARVSLDELKERAAKAPAAKDGAAALRGDGVKVICEVKRSSPSKGALAAIADPAGLAADYEAGGAAVISVLTEQRRFGGSLADLEAVRARVDIPVLRKDFIVTSYQLWEARAYGADVVLLIVAALDQPALESLIERAESIGLTPLVEVHDEDEVERAVDAGARVIGVNARNLKTLEVDRGTFERVAPEIPAHIIKVAESGVRGPHDLIAYANAGADAVLVGESLVTGKDPKTAVSDLVAAGEHPALRHGRS; the protein is encoded by the coding sequence GTGAGTGTGCTCGACGAGATCATCGACGGAGTCCGTGCCGACCTCGCGGAGCGGCAGGCGCGCGTCAGCCTCGACGAGCTCAAGGAGCGCGCGGCGAAGGCTCCCGCGGCCAAGGACGGCGCGGCCGCCCTGCGCGGCGACGGCGTCAAGGTCATCTGCGAGGTCAAGCGCTCCAGCCCGTCCAAGGGCGCGCTGGCCGCGATCGCCGACCCGGCCGGGCTCGCCGCGGACTACGAGGCGGGCGGCGCTGCCGTCATCTCCGTCCTCACCGAACAGCGCCGTTTCGGCGGCTCGCTCGCCGACCTGGAGGCGGTCCGCGCCCGCGTGGACATCCCGGTCCTGCGCAAGGACTTCATCGTCACGTCGTACCAGCTGTGGGAGGCCCGCGCCTACGGCGCCGACGTCGTCCTGCTGATCGTCGCCGCCCTCGACCAGCCCGCCCTGGAGTCCCTCATCGAGCGCGCCGAGTCCATCGGGCTCACGCCGCTCGTCGAGGTCCACGACGAGGACGAGGTCGAGCGCGCGGTCGACGCCGGGGCCCGCGTGATCGGCGTCAACGCGCGCAACCTCAAGACCCTCGAGGTCGACCGCGGCACCTTCGAGCGGGTGGCGCCGGAGATCCCCGCCCACATCATCAAGGTCGCCGAGTCCGGCGTCCGCGGCCCGCACGACCTCATCGCCTACGCCAACGCCGGCGCCGACGCGGTCCTGGTGGGCGAGTCCCTCGTCACCGGCAAGGACCCCAAGACGGCGGTCTCGGACCTGGTGGCGGCGGGCGAGCACCCCGCACTCCGGCACGGCCGGAGCTGA
- a CDS encoding DUF2752 domain-containing protein, translating to MPGVNADSRRATHSLPGRLAAPAGTLAAVAAAFAYVGAVDPNEPGHYPVCPLLHYTGLYCPGCGGLRSAHAFVHGDLTAALHANALAVLGYLAFFALWTVWVVHAVRGRPLRIDPRPGLVWSFGALLLVFTVVRNLPFGGWLHP from the coding sequence ATGCCTGGCGTGAACGCCGACAGCCGCAGAGCGACGCACAGCCTCCCGGGCCGCCTGGCCGCCCCCGCCGGGACCCTCGCGGCCGTCGCCGCCGCCTTCGCCTACGTGGGCGCGGTGGACCCCAACGAGCCCGGCCACTACCCCGTCTGCCCGCTGCTGCACTACACCGGCCTGTACTGCCCCGGCTGCGGCGGACTGCGCAGCGCCCACGCCTTCGTCCACGGCGACCTCACCGCGGCCCTGCACGCCAACGCGCTCGCCGTCCTCGGCTATCTGGCCTTCTTCGCGCTGTGGACCGTATGGGTGGTCCACGCGGTACGCGGGCGCCCGCTGCGGATCGACCCCCGCCCGGGGCTGGTGTGGAGCTTCGGCGCGTTGCTGCTGGTCTTCACGGTTGTCCGGAACCTGCCCTTCGGTGGCTGGCTCCACCCTTGA
- a CDS encoding HGxxPAAW family protein produces the protein MAGSSHGHTPAAWTGVIIAFIGFCVAGAFMVMDQPVGFWAGMVVVLLGGVVGGIMRMMGLGQPKELHAPHKMTGDREPARAQG, from the coding sequence ATGGCGGGCAGCAGCCACGGTCACACCCCGGCCGCCTGGACCGGTGTCATCATCGCCTTCATCGGTTTCTGCGTCGCGGGCGCCTTCATGGTGATGGACCAGCCGGTGGGCTTCTGGGCGGGCATGGTCGTCGTGCTGCTCGGCGGTGTCGTCGGCGGCATCATGCGGATGATGGGCCTGGGCCAGCCCAAGGAACTGCACGCGCCGCACAAGATGACGGGCGACCGCGAGCCGGCCCGCGCCCAGGGCTGA
- a CDS encoding TIGR02234 family membrane protein, whose amino-acid sequence MGYVTAVPHPRSQAAGSARAGRLSLAVALLCGALGAAVALLATRQQWSEGTATVAGGAFPLTASGSDVTGVPAALAIVGLAALVAVFAVRRAGRVVVAVLLALSGAGTVAAALLGASDSSALDEKAAQASGDTSASVAALSHTAWPYVAAAGGVLILLAGLLALRYGRLWPAMSGRYERGGAPQPRRKAPAVDPDRPEDLWKALDRGEDPTGA is encoded by the coding sequence GTGGGGTACGTGACTGCTGTACCTCACCCCCGTTCCCAAGCCGCCGGATCCGCCCGGGCCGGCCGCCTGAGCCTCGCCGTCGCGCTGCTGTGCGGCGCGCTCGGCGCGGCCGTGGCGCTCCTCGCCACCCGGCAGCAGTGGTCGGAGGGCACCGCGACGGTGGCCGGCGGCGCCTTCCCGCTGACCGCCAGCGGCAGCGACGTCACGGGCGTCCCCGCGGCGCTCGCCATAGTGGGCCTCGCCGCGCTCGTCGCCGTCTTCGCCGTCCGCCGGGCGGGCCGGGTCGTGGTGGCCGTGCTGCTGGCGCTCTCCGGCGCGGGCACCGTCGCCGCCGCCCTGCTCGGCGCCTCCGACAGCTCCGCGCTCGACGAGAAGGCCGCCCAGGCCTCCGGCGACACCTCCGCCTCCGTGGCCGCCCTCAGCCACACCGCCTGGCCGTACGTCGCGGCCGCCGGCGGCGTCCTGATCCTGCTGGCCGGGCTGCTCGCCCTGCGCTACGGCCGGCTGTGGCCCGCGATGTCCGGCCGCTACGAGCGCGGCGGCGCGCCCCAGCCGCGCCGCAAGGCCCCCGCCGTCGACCCCGACCGGCCCGAGGACCTGTGGAAGGCACTCGACCGGGGCGAGGACCCGACCGGGGCCTGA